ACAAGTTGTAATAGGAAAACCACATTAAAAAGAATAACAACGTTATTTAACTACAATAATATGAAGTACATCATTATACTACCCTGATtgtaaaaaagaaaaaccaaGCTTGTACGGTTGTACCCGGTCTTAAATAGACGGTATCACAGGATTACCGAAATTAGGTTTTAGACCAATGCATATAGGAATAAATTTGATGTTAGCCATTTCCACTGCAAGAAAACGCGTAATTTCCGACTGATTTTACCGACCGCCACAAATTTAGACGGTAAAACTAAATTTATCGACCGCTGAAAGCGTGGCcggtataaataaaatttacaaACTGCAATATAACAGTCGGTATTTTTATCATCCGTTTTTAAACAATAACGAGAATTAAGCAGAAGGtagaaaaaaaatgttcaagTTCGGCATTTTCATGAACCGTAACCGTACCGTTTAAACCGGTTACCGTTTATACGGTTAACTGCGATTTCGACACAATTACCCGATTAACCAAAGAATAAAGCCAAAGAATGGAACAAAACTAAATATGAGAACATTTTCCGTCAATTAAGAAAAGTCGTTTCTAAATTACGGAGTAGAAAAAAGTACAAATTAAGATCTTTAGAGACCCTAATTGTAAAAAAATACAAGTTGTAATAGGAAAACCACATTAAAAAGAATAACAACGTTATTTAACTACAATAATACGAAGTACATCATTATACTACCCTGGTtgtaaaaaagaaaaaccaaGCTTGTACGCGGTCTTAAGTAGACGGTACCACAGGATTACCGAAATTAGGTTTTAGACAAATGCATATAGGAATAAATATGGTGTTAGCCATTTCCACCACAAGAAAACGCTTAATTTCCGACTGATTTTACCGTTCGCCACAAATTTAGACGATAAAACTAAATTTACCGACCGCTGAAAGCGTGGCcggtataaataaaatttaccaACTGCAATATAACAATCGGTATTTTTATCATCCGTTTTTTAAACAATAACGAGAATTAAGCAGAAGGTAGGAAAAAAATGTCCAACTTCACAGCgatatacggagtatttcataagcaaaataaatttatggTTTAAAAGTAACATTATATTTCAGATTAAGTACATGACACATGGAAGGGGAAAAGGAAGGATGATTAAGAAATCCGATAACAACAAGGTTTTACAGGCACTTCATAGCCAAAAGAAAAAGATACAtgcaattttaatttttaatataaggataatttgatatttatcaccatttcatgtttttgtatttaccaccttataaattaaaatgttattttatatttaccaccttaatcttatgaaatattttaaattcaCCACCTCTTAGCGGTTTTCATCAAATTTTCGGCCCATGTGAACCTTATTTAACTAACTTCTTCAATTGAAAACCTACTAAAAGATGAGGAAAGTTAAAGAAGTTGGTTTAGTGGAGTTCACATGGATGAAAAATCTGATGAAATTCGTTAAAAGGTGGTGATTAcgaaacttttcataaaattaaggtggtaaatatgaaataaattttataaggtggtaaatacaaaaacatGAAACTTAAAAAGTGATAAATATGAAAAATTCTTTAATATAATTATCTCATACATAATTCTCGTAATTTctttttctcaatttttttataGCTAGGTTGTTGAACGTGCTTAAGGAGCTAAGCACGCTGAGCACTTATGCACGCGGTGCCGCCGGTGGAGAACAACAGCGGCAGTAGATGGTAAGCCCAGCAGTAGCAGAGAGAACCACACTGGCAAATGCCCAGGCTAATACATTTATCCAGTTGATGTTGTTTGAAGCGGCATCGCCAGCATCCGCAGTGTTCATTGGGATATAATCGTAAACTGCAATCGACGAAGAAGATGGACTTATCACCCTGTTCGAGTCTATTGTCTTTTCGTATAAAGTAACCCTTTTTGATCTTCTTACACTACCCAACACAATCTCTCCACCTGATAATTCACAAATCAATCATCCATTTGTTAGCCGTGGCCATGGGTAACATTATCTACTGGAAACATAATTACACTTACCATTTTTCTTCCTAATTGTTATTGGGTAAATTATTAAATAAAACATTGAAATCTGAAAGTTTAACGGTTTAACTATTAGGCTCAGTTTGACAGgacgtaaaacgttttcattgtaaaatgattttttaatttttcaagggaaaacacaattccaaactagttttcctttgttttgtaattgaggggaagaaaggagagggaggtaaggaggaaagaaggaaaagtggtttccctccctttcaaatggaaaagtgtTTTCCACATTTTAGGGAGTTAtagaaaattgttttacatcccttacccaaccaaacaatgtaaaataattgaaaatttgaaaatcgttttccatgaaaacgttttacgccctaccaaacggagccttagtaCGTCATAACTTAAACGGTTAAACCATTAAGGCTTATTGGGCTTTGCATTTGTGGAtctttttctattgtttttAGCCCAGACTAAATATCAGTAACGGCAAACATAAAATCAGAATGGTTAATCTCAATTCTATAAGGGAACGGGTTAACACGTGGATAGAAAACTAGTAGTTATAATACAAACGGCCAACGGGTTAACGTGTTGGGTTTGGGTTATGATATCCCAACCCTGACCCGTATAATAATTGTGTATAAGCACTTAAGCAGGTTTAAAAAACTTGACCTGAACCAGCTAATTTGGTGTTGGATTCTGGACGGGTTGGCGGATTCAGTCAGGTTTTTGCAACCTTGAGTTGGTGTTGGACCATGAGAAACGGATAGATTTAGTGCATGTATAATATTGCAATTGTGAGAGTCACTTAGAAAAAGCAGAGGGAGTCATAGATATTGATCTTCATGTTCTCCCATGTGTTACTAGAACTCGCCACCATTAACGATGGACCGGAGAATTGCGCTATGGACCTATGGTTGTTGTTGCGGCTTTACTGTAAGTTAGGGGGTACTATGATGCTGGAGACAATGTAAAGTTTGGAAATGAGGCACTATGTTAGATCAATTAAATACTACTTGGAGAGAATATGATCGAGGGGTTGCACCAGCTACCATTGTCACTGAGCAGCGGTGTTGGTTGCAGTGTAGTAAGACTCCGTTTGGTAaggcgtaaaacattttcattgtaaaacgattttcatggaaaacaatttttaagggaaaatacaatttcaaactagttttcctttgtttggtaacttaaagggaaatgggagaagatggtgaagattgaggggaaaaaaggagagggaggtaaggaggaaagaaggaaaagtggtttccctccctttcaaatggaaaagggttttccatctttgagagagtaatggaaaattgtttttcatcccttacccaactaaacaacgtaaaatgattaaaaagggaaaaatcgttttacatgaaaacgttttacgccctaccaaacggagcctaagttACAGGGTACTATGATGCTGAGGACAACGTCAAGTTTGGAAACAAGGCACCATGTTAGACCAATTATTTACTACAGAGTAGAATATATGGCCTTATTGCACCAACTGCTAACAGAGAGTTGCAAGGTGATTGTTGTTGCGGTAGGGGTAGTAATGTGGTTGTCAATGTGGAAACAAAAGGTGCCGATAGTTTAAAGGAGGCAGGGAGGGAGTTTAACCACATATATgtcattgatgatgatgatggattGGAGAAGTGTGCAGTGGTTGTCGTTGCGGTGTAACAGTAAGGTACTATGATGCTGGGGACAATGTGAAGTTTGGGACCAACTATTATGTTTGAACAATTAGCAGGCTATGGTAGGGAGAACTCTGCTGTGGTTGACTTGAATCACATAAAATTATCAATGAAATGCATACATGCATGATAATAACAATTGAATGATGTACAGTAAGACGAAGAATGATTACCAAAGTCATTTGTAGGGGTTGATGCAGCCACATTCAAGCTTCCTCCGGTTACGTCTCTAGCAAAAGTAAGTCCCTGTTCAACAGAAAATATCACCAGCAGTAACACAAGGGGATAGAGAAGGTGTTTATACATTTTTTGGAAGCAGAGTAAGGACAGATGGGTACTTGGGATGTGATTTTCTAAATGGGTACTTGGTTAGAAGTAGAAGCCGTATATTCTTATATAGGCCAAGTCATCagattttttagtttttttttttttttttggcttgaaaagcaaaatattcaacatttgTCCGCAAGTGGTGGGACAGTGAACCCACAATGCCtttcttctcttttgtatgtgaacACGAAAAAGTGATCTCTTTGTTAGAAAACTATGCAACTAATTTGATATTATGAAATTAAACCTCACATTGGCATAGCTCCAAGCTAAACTCAgatagtatggccaatttaatTTCCCTAGCAAATCACAATTAGAATAAAAGCCATCACATATATCATTTTCTTCCTATGCGGAACACGAGCTAGCTCCTCTATGTGCATACCCAAGTTTGTTATGgtgtgttgcttcttttctaaCTGGACCATGAGCTGCATGGGCCGGATCAGAATGATCCAGTGACTTCAGTCCAACACCCCCCTTCAAGCTAGGAGTTATGCCAGTAACACCTAGCTTGGACAAGAGATTATTAAACTGAGGAGAGGGAAGAGATTTAGTGAACACATCTGCTAATTGAGACTTCGTTGGCAGGTAAGTGAGTTGTAGAAGACCTTCTAGCAATTTATTTCGTGTAAAGTGGCAATCGATTTCAATGTGCTTAGTCCTCTCATGGAAGACCGGGTTCTTAGCAATGTAGATTGCTGATTGATTGTCACAGTGCAGGGTGACAGGTTTCAAGTTTGCTCTTCCAATAACCTGACAAGCCAAGTAACCTCTGAGGCTGCTGCAGCCAAAGCTCTGTATTCAGCTTCGGAGGAGCTTCGTGAAATAGTtccttgtttctttggtttccAGGATACTGGTGAATTTCCTAGAAGAAGAGTGTAGCCAGTAACGGATTTCCTATGTTGGGGCATGCAGCCCAATCACTATCAGAAAAAGCCTGAAGACTCAACAGAATACCTTGACTTGTTGTCCTTGCCACATATCTGAGAACATGCTGCAAAGCTTGAACATGAGGAACTCTTGGCAAATGCATGAATTGGTTGAGTAGTTGGACAGTAAAACAAAAATCTGGTCTTGTGTGTGTGAGAAAATTGAGCTTCCCCACCAGAGTTTTGTATACCTCAGGTTTATCATATACATCCCCTTGATCAATAAATAGCTTTGTGTTGATAGAAAGTGGCGTAACAGCATGCTTTGTAAGATCAAAACCACTGTCAGTCAATAAAGACTTGGTGAATTTCATCTGTGTAAGAATCACCCCATCAGTTAGGTATCCAACCTCAATGCCTAAAGAATGCATGACCCCCAAGTTTTTGATGCCAAAGACTGAATCCAAATGTTTCTTCAGAATTGTGATAGTGCTCAAATCATTTCCAGTTAATAAGATATCATCGACATAAACTGCAGCCAAAGTGATACGCTTCCCATCATTCCTCGACTGTTGAAAACCTTGCTTCTGTAATCCCCCATGTAATTTGGCAAACCACTCTAGTGATGTCTGTTTCAAACCATAAAGAGATTTCCGGAGCCTGCATACTTTGTTAACTGGATTAGGATCCCTGGCATTCTCATGTACACCTCTTCAAGCAAATCGCCATGGAGGAAAGCGTTATTTATGTCAAGCTGGGATATAGTCCATTTCATGCTAGCTGCTAAAGCTATAATGCATCTGATGGTTTCCATCTTCACAACTGGCGAAATCAATCCCATATTTCTGTGTGAAACCCTGTGCAACCAGCCTTGCTTTAAGTCTTTCCAGAGTGCCTTTAGCCCAAAGCTTCACCTTAAACACCCATTTGCAACCTATAGGTTTCTTGCCTTTAGGAAGAGTAACAACCTCCCAAGTCTGATTATTTAGTAATACTTCTATCTCTTTCTCCATGGCTTTGATCTGGACTTAAAGCTGCTTCTCTGTAGGTTCTTGGTTCTTTGAGCTCCTCTAAGTTCACAACCAAAGCATGATGTGTGCTAGGAAAACTGCTGAAAGTAACTAGATTGCACCAATGTTGAGCAGCGTGACATTCATAAGCAAGCAGGTATTTAGGAGGGTTGTGAAACCTGCATGATTGTCTTGAACAAGTGGTATTATTTGTGTCAGTCAGATCAAGAAGTTGAGATGGTGGTTCAGGGATAGTGAATGTGTTTGTGTGTTTGTTGAAggagaaatggaggaagtagaaGGAGTTTGAGTGTGATgagaagaaggagaagaaataGGAGATGGAAGAATAGTATCAGGTTGAAAAATAGGTTTAGAAGTGTGAAGAATATCATCTGGTATTGGAATGAAAGGAGTGTGAACAGGAAGAAAAATGTGAGATGGGAATTCTCTATGTGAAGGAATATCGGTATTAGGTGAATGATTCCATAGAAAGTGACATCACTTGAGATGCTGATCTTATTGGTTTCTAGATCCAAGGGTTTTATAACCCTATTAGGTTGGGGAGTAACCAATAAAAACTGATTGTTTTGCCCTAGAATCAAATTTTGTTCTGTGCACCTTAATAGCAGAAACAAAATATAAGGAACCAAAAAAGCTTCAAGTGATCATACAGAGACCCTGAAGCTTCTCATAAGGTGTAATATTACCTATACTCTTTAAAGTCATCTGTTACGGACCATTGTAAGGTATGAGACTTAAGTCCCACATCGGTCATATGGGTGGCTGATGTGGGGTTTATATAGGATCATGGGCTCTCCTCCCCTTGAGCTAGCTTTTGGGGATGGTTCTCCTGTGGTCCTGTATCAATGGTATAAGAGCCGACCACCGCTCCTAGCACCACATGTGACCGATGGAGGTGACGCCGGTGCTCGTCCGGGGCTAGGAACCTTCTCTCTTTGCCTAGCGCAAAGCCTGCCACATGAGGGCATGTGGCTGCGAAGAGGGGTGGTATGTTACGGTCCATTGTAAGGTATGGGACTTAAGTCCCACATCGGTCATATGGGTGGCTGATGTGGGGTTTATATAGGATCATGGGCTCTCCTCCCCTTGAGCTAGCTTTTGTGGGGATGGTTAATGATATGGGAGCTCTCAAGCTCACCAACAATGGCCAATAGTTCAGAAATAGAGAAGAGAAGAAGACTtgagaaagaagaaagaaagagagaaagagatattaggagagagaaggagatTATTCTGTATTTGATTGATGATCCAAATACACTGTAATAGTTTGTTATATAGCTGACTCAGTAGTTTGGACAGCAACAAACTAACAAGCGGAATCTCCTAAAATTAAGGGAGTTGTTCTAACaacttttcccgccaaaagtaaacaaatacaaaaataaCAAACATGGCTCCCCAAATGGTAAGTCCACATACAGCTTACTTACATTAGCCCATATCATAACTTCCCCCCAAAAAAGAGACTTGTCCTCAAGTTTGAACAACAAAATGAGGAAAACGAGCTTCGAAATCAACTGCtacttcccatgtagcttcatAGTCCTCAAACCCAATCCAACTGACCAAGTACTGAACCTGTGGAGCATTCTGAAACTTAACCACCCTCTTTTGAAGTATAGAAGCTGGTTGAACTAAGTCAGTTTCAGGGGCAGATCCTTGAAACCATGGAGGTATATGAGCAGCAATTGGCAAAGTgccatggaaagacttcaattGAGAAACATGAAAGGTATCATGTATTTTAGCATCACTGAGAAGCTTTAGCTTATAAGCAACTGACCAAACCTTAGCTAGAACCTGAAAAGGGCCATAGAACTGAAGAGCTAGCTTCTGATTAGACCTCTTGTGCAAAGATTGCTGTCTATAGGCCTGCAACTTTAACCAAACCCAGTCACCAACTGCAAACTCCCTTTCAGATCTGTGTCTATCAGCTTGCACTTTCATTCTTTCTTGAGCAGTGGTCAAGTGATACTTAAGAGTCTGAATCATTGTTTCCCTTCTCAACAAACTTCTATCAATTTCTGCATTATTAGACTCATTAGGTAAATAAGGGAGGTGGATTGGGGGTGGCTGGTTGTACACTACTTCATAAGGAGTAAGTTGGGTGGCAGTGTGAAAATGTGTGTTGTACCACCATTCAGCTAGGGGTAGCCACATATGCCAACTGTTGGGGTGTTCACCTGTCATGCATCGAAGATAAGCTTCCAAACACCTATTAACCACTTCTGTCTGGCCATCTGTTTGAGGGTGATAAGCAGATGAGAGTAAGAAATCAATGCCCTGCAAGGAGAACAAACCTTGCCAGAAATTACTAAGGAAAACTGAATCCCTATCACTCACAATGGACCTAGGCCACCCATGGTGTTTGAACACATTATCCAAGTAACATTGAGCCACTTGGACAGCAGTATAGGGATGAGACAAAGCTATGAAATGTGCATATTTGCTCAATCTATCAACCACTACAAATATGACATCCTTGCCACCTGATTTGGGTAGACCAGATATGAAATCCATAGACACATCTACCCAAACTTCTTCTGGGATTGGAAGAGGTTGTAATAAACCTGGGTAGGCTGAAGTATCATGTTTAGCAGCTTGACAAGTCACACAATTCCTCACAAAAGTTCTGACTTCTTTAGACAACCCTTTCCAAGTGAACAAAGCTTTAATTCTCTTCAATGTCAATTCTCTACCACTGTGGCCACCTTCAGGTGATGCATGTTGCCAAGTGATGATTTTGTGTCTCAGTTCCTGATCTGGTCCCACCACCATCCTATTGTTCTTCCTAAGAATACCATGCTGTAATTGATAACCTACTACCAGCTGTTGTTGTTCCAAAGAATCCACAATAGCTTTCAATGTAGCATCCAACTGATAACTAGCAGTGATTAGTGTAGCTAAGTTAGAGTCAACTACTGACATGGCCATACATAGCACTTCTGAACCTTGCACCCTAGATAGAGCATCAGCTGCCAGATTCTCTCTTCCACTCTTGTACTGGATTTCATAATCAAATCCCATAAGCTTGGATAACCAAAATTGTTGAAATGGGGTTGATATTTTCTGTTGCAAAAGCCATTTCAAGCTCTTTTGATCTGTCTTGATAAGGAAATGATTTCCCATGAGATACTGCTCCCACTTTTGTACAACAAACACAATTGCTAAAAGTTCTTTTTCATAAACTGAAAGTTTTTGCCACTTAGGGCCCAAAGCTCTACTGATAAATGCCAAAGGGTGTCCCTCTTGCATCAATACTGCTCCAATGCCTGTTTTGGATgcatctgttaggttatgatacatatgacaattcataaatcatgcggaaaaaccatttagccaggaatacatattatttacacataatcatattgcataatttagatgcatactctttgttgcgtgccttccctagctgcgcccgaaccgaacaagaacaagtctttaggactccaagtgtcgtccctccgtagatagtccacagcacgtccggatccgccttaagattgaccaactagaatcgcccttaaggtactaaaaattcggcacttttgagcaaggaatgtgactgaatttttctctcaaaactcactttgaatacttgaaaactcgttataaattgtgaacccaggccacatatttataggggtatggaaagagaattggaatcctattaggatacgaattaattaaattagaatcctaatgaaactcttatttaattaatttatcaaatagaattaggaatttaatcattaaacgaatcctgtacgttttaggtttcgtatgcgaacacaaacacccacgcacgcacagcagcccacgaggggcgccatgcgcgcgcgcgcacagcccgagcatcgcagcccacgactgccgcagccttgggcgcgcgctgggcctgccttgcggtgggcctggcgcagccttgggctggcgtgttgtggcgcgcgtttcccttgctggacgtgggcctggcttcgtgctgggcctttcgtctagcaagctcgtccgatgctaattcgtacgacgcgcttccgatacCAATGATATGGGAGCTCTCAAGCTCACCAACAATGGCCAATAGTTCAGAAATAGAGAAGAGAAGAAGACTtgagaaagaagaaagaaagagagaaagaggtaTTAGGAGAAAGAAGGAGATTATTCTGTATTTGATTGATGATCCAAATACACTGTAATAGTTTGTTATATAGCTGACTCAGTAGTTTGGACAGCAACAAACTAACAAACGGAATCTCCTAAAATTAAGGGAGTTGTTCTAACaacttttcccgccaaaagtaaacaaatacaaaaataaCAAACATGGCTCCCCAAATGGTAAGTCCACATACAACTTACTTATATTAGCCCATATCATCATCCTATTAATGATATAAGTAGCACACAAAATGCATTCTCCCCATAACCTAATCGGAAGTTTTGACTGAAATTGCAAAGCTCTTGCTGTTTCTAACTAATGTCTGTGTTTCCTCTCCACGaccccattttgttgtggagtagcACAACAACTACTTTGGTGCAAAATTCCTCTCTCTAAGTAAATATGTTTCATCTCTCCTTCACAGAACTCCAAGGCATTACACACATAACTTTCGTGCTAAATTGAGTTTCTACCATACTGAAAAAATGAACTCATTACAAGAATGGCATCGTCCTTGGACTTCAGAAGGTGAGTCCAAGTAGTTCTTGTAAAATCATCAACCAAAGTAAGAAACAAACTACAACCATTGTACCTTTTGTTCTTATAAGGACCATAAATGTCCAAATGTATCATTTGAAACATTCTAGAAGTTTTTATGCTAATAACAGGAAAACGTCGTCAAAACAAAAGATAACAAAACACAAGAGCTCATGAGTACTCAGGGCATGGACATGCTTCCCAGCTTCTTCAGTATCATCAGTTTCAACAACTCGGAAAAATTGTAAGTATCAGGGAAAACAACAGACGATCCCACAAGAGTAATCCTTTAGCATGTCAGAAACAAATTTGAGGAGTATTACAACTCAATATTCAAAGAAAACTAACTCCAAACTGTAGGCTTTTTATCATCAATGAACAATAAATATGTTAATGAAAGTCATGATAAACACATAGCTGATGGCCCCAGTTTGCTGAATACCTTATTCAAAAATCTACATGCCAAAAGATCAATAGCCAACAAAGTAAGTAACCCTCCGGTTCATTgtaataaaattctaatatcATTGCATTATTATTTGTCATTTCAAATTACTAATAGACGAGTAATTGAACTCATAAGTTTTGAATCCTAGGAAAGGCTAAAAATTCCTTATTACAGCGAGTTCATAACATTCAAGAGGAGAAATGTCGATATTTCATCACATGTCAAGcaattggaggaagtatatatgaTCATATTTCTCCATAAACCAAAAAAGAATACATGCATTGTACAGATTTGTACTCCATCTAACAAAAAAGTTCCATATCCACACAACATTTTGCATAAAGAAAATATGATCATCAACAAATAACAACAGAAATAACAAGAAGAAATCATTTGTTATTACCTAAGTGAAATCTCCTCTCTTAGCTCTCTTTAGAAGCAAGCAGCTGTTTTTTAAGCCCTTCATTCTCCCTCCTCAATTTCATCATCTTCTGCTTCAGCAAATCCATCTGCTTATCTGACGAAGAGAAGTGTTGATCAGCCACTTTCGTCTTTGAAACAAGCAATTCCTTCTCCAACTCCCTCACCTTCTTACTCaattccttcttctcttcctgcTCAGCAAAAATACAATCCCTCAAATCCTCAATCTCTCCTCCATTATTCTCCTCCACGTCTTTCAATCGAATCCGAACAGCAATCAACTCCCGATGCAACTGGTAAATCGTCGCTTCATCGGCCTCCTTTTGGCTCGAAATCTCCCTGATTTGAACCTCCAAATCCCTAATTCTTTCCTCGTAATTTCGCTTTAGCGATTCCATAGCAATCCGATGATCTTCTACAGTTTTGAATGATTCACGAGTTAGTTTCTGCAATTCATCTTTCAAATTGTGAGAATTTCCCCTCTGTTGCAGCTGAAGCAACAAATTGTTTAGGGTTTCGACATGGAGATTCTTCAAACgttcattctctctcctcaaagtGGAGTAAGTGAGCTCGAGAGATTGACGATGGTTGATTTCCGCAGTGAAATTGGATTTTAGGG
This sequence is a window from Spinacia oleracea cultivar Varoflay chromosome 1, BTI_SOV_V1, whole genome shotgun sequence. Protein-coding genes within it:
- the LOC110794840 gene encoding transposon Tf2-1 polyprotein isoform X1 codes for the protein MQEGHPLAFISRALGPKWQKLSVYEKELLAIVFVVQKWEQYLMGNHFLIKTDQKSLKWLLQQKISTPFQQFWLSKLMGFDYEIQYKSGRENLAADALSRVQGSEVLCMAMSVVDSNLATLITASYQLDATLKAIVDSLEQQQLVVGYQLQHGILRKNNRMVVGPDQELRHKIITWQHASPEGGHSGRELTLKRIKALFTWKGLSKEVRTFVRNCVTCQAAKHDTSAYPGLLQPLPIPEEVWVDVSMDFISGLPKSGGKDVIFVVVDRLSKYAHFIALSHPYTAVQVAQCYLDNVFKHHGWPRSIVSDRDSVFLSNFWQGLFSLQGIDFLLSSAYHPQTDGQTEVVNRCLEAYLRCMTGEHPNSWHMWLPLAEWWYNTHFHTATQLTPYEVVYNQPPPIHLPYLPNESNNAEIDRSLLRRETMIQTLKYHLTTAQERMKVQADRHRSEREFAVGDWVWLKLQAYRQQSLHKRSNQKLALQFYGPFQVLAKVWSVAYKLKLLSDAKIHDTFHVSQLKSFHGTLPIAAHIPPWFQGSAPETDLVQPASILQKRVVKFQNAPQVQYLVSWIGFEDYEATWEVAVDFEARFPHFVVQT
- the LOC110794840 gene encoding protein At-4/1 isoform X2 — protein: MAATSDEEMEKLLSLADQISDDFETGIDEIQTLKSNFTAEINHRQSLELTYSTLRRENERLKNLHVETLNNLLLQLQQRGNSHNLKDELQKLTRESFKTVEDHRIAMESLKRNYEERIRDLEVQIREISSQKEADEATIYQLHRELIAVRIRLKDVEENNGGEIEDLRDCIFAEQEEKKELSKKVRELEKELLVSKTKVADQHFSSSDKQMDLLKQKMMKLRRENEGLKKQLLASKES